In Idiomarina sp. PL1-037, a single genomic region encodes these proteins:
- a CDS encoding CopG family ribbon-helix-helix protein, with translation MATSVKLNDDMKKRVQHLADTRHRSAHWIMRQAIQDYVEREEKREAFKQDALRAWEDYQRNGLHLTQTETDEWLSKLESGDDAELPTCHR, from the coding sequence ATGGCAACATCCGTAAAACTGAATGATGATATGAAAAAACGCGTTCAGCATTTAGCCGATACTCGTCATCGTTCAGCACATTGGATCATGCGTCAGGCGATCCAGGATTATGTTGAACGAGAAGAAAAACGAGAAGCGTTTAAGCAGGACGCACTTCGTGCCTGGGAAGATTATCAGCGTAATGGCTTGCACTTGACACAAACGGAAACCGATGAATGGTTGTCCAAACTTGAATCGGGTGACGATGCCGAGCTGCCAACGTGTCACAGGTGA